One window of Hypanus sabinus isolate sHypSab1 chromosome 18, sHypSab1.hap1, whole genome shotgun sequence genomic DNA carries:
- the ier5l gene encoding immediate early response gene 5-like protein has translation MMDCAVNAQSLITISLRKIHNSRTQRGGIKLHKNLLVSYVLRNARQVYMSEKYAEIYGMHQYEEVHDMLDISGEVQGSHPLEVVEEMVEGNGGQEESECSPLDHQPGHLDTQLSKDTEPEHPLYRLSCSASYPGTNYEPSGGGGVGGTHCTKTTVLDLDTHTVTTVDNGYLQDCACCCANGSGTGGRKRKSDSSSCFYPNETEDFSPIKRVRFEDYSGSGQTLDCTDPSNISNLISIFGSGFSGLVSRADSEQLLQTEVKQNGQLCSKQALASLGAWTRAIVAF, from the coding sequence ATGATGGATTGTGCCGTCAATGCACAAAGCTTGATCACAATCTCTCTCCGCAAAATCCACAATTCAAGAACTCAGAGAGGAGGCATCAAGCTTCACAAGAACCTCCTGGTCTCCTATGTGCTCCGAAACGCCAGGCAAGTCTACATGAGCGAGAAGTATGCCGAGATCTACGGCATGCACCAGTACGAGGAGGTACACGACATGCTAGACATCTCGGGAGAGGTCCAAGGCAGTCACCCGCTCGAAGTGGTAGAGGAGATGGTAGAGGGAAACGGCGGCCAAGAGGAGAGCGAGTGCAGCCCGCTAGACCACCAGCCCGGCCACCTGGACACTCAACTCAGTAAGGACACAGAACCTGAGCACCCTCTGTACAGACTCTCTTGTTCGGCTTCGTACCCCGGCACGAACTATGAGCCGTCGGGAGGTGGTGGCGTTGGTGGGACCCACTGTACGAAGACCACGGTGCTGGATCTGGACACTCACACGGTCACCACGGTGGACAACGGCTACCTTCAGGATTGCGCCTGTTGTTGCGCAAACGGCAGCGGAACCGGCGGCAGGAAGCGCAAGTCGGACTCAAGCAGTTGCTTTTACCCGAACGAAACCGAGGACTTTTCGCCGATTAAGCGGGTCAGGTTCGAAGACTATTCGGGCTCCGGGCAAACCCTGGACTGCACGGACCCTTCCAacatctccaatctcatctcCATCTTCGGCTCGGGCTTCTCTGGCTTGGTGAGCCGGGCGGACTCGGAGCAATTGCTTCAGACTGAAGTCAAACAGAACGGACAATTGTGTAGCAAACAGGCGCTCGCCAGTTTAGGTGCATGGACTAGAGCGATCGTAGCTTTCTGA